One Purpureocillium takamizusanense chromosome 1, complete sequence genomic window carries:
- a CDS encoding uncharacterized protein (EggNog:ENOG503NURZ): protein MDLVSPTSNKGYGSCPSAEALLLEAVRGSGLQLSRDDLRRALDNKDHGPELAEWAVTHLGSDTLLSADELSLYMTLDRSGQVDRLAAMYDLAEVQAVNEAELRAAIDELQRSTSTISKQTQTLRQQQEALSRLLKKQAENEAKRRDLAYARTRKAATERRRLANEIEQLSQTLLYRVTDLEQQAADTMPDLQAAVSDAFKTDDKLLSSLQKLGWELDKPDPDEAKTIEEMREGCMRLIKVTVETVRTKLDAIYLDTLADAERSGKTKPASPNEVTVLQEEVESLYSEILSVAQMSVEQQHLEPALVSITAQSGQSLSRTAAAVAYMDECLDHLLDRVDRLHSRVTARKSDQAATAAVTSTIRAESATQEFESPSQQVTRAPASPKRQPSPIRIRADAAGPHGQRRSSAVLDEAPLETLCTKLAISLDINDGTNERIASLAKLFADRSQKGSEVARGAQESFEATAKSQLHDARLAVQLLRDSILAESPFGQVTLVDPGIDESIAILQQEVSKAQERLSDVEGQILQSRGSTKREELIQRWGR, encoded by the exons ATGGACCTAGTATCCCCAACCAGCAACAAAGGCTACGGCAGTTgcccgtcggccgaggccttgcttctcgaggccgtccgcgGGTCAGGACTCCAGCTGTCCCGTGACGACCTGAGGCGTGCACTTGACAATAAAGACCACGGGCCAGAGCTGGCAGAATGGGCTGTGACGCACCTAGGCTCCGATACTCTTTTGAGTGCTGATGAGCTTTCTCT GTATATGACACTCGATAGGAGCGGGCAAGTTGATAGGCTGGCTGCCATGTACGACCTGGCCGAGGTCCAGGCCGTCAATGAGGCAGAGCTGCGGGCGGCCATTGACGAGTTGCAAAGATCAACGAGCACCATCAGCAAGCAAACCCAGACACTGCGGCAGCAACAGGAAGCCCTCTCACGGCTACTTAAGAAACAGGCTGAAAATGAAGCCAAGAGACGTGATTTGGCGTATGCCAGGACGCGCAAAGCTGCCACTGAACGTAGGCGGCTTGCCAATGAG ATAGAACAGTTGTCTCAGACCCTGTTGTACAGGGTCACAGATTTGGAACAGCAGGCCGCAGATACGATGCCAGATCTCCAGGCTGCTGTTAGCGATGCCTTCAAAACGGATGACAAGCTGCTGTCCAGCCTGCAGAAGCTCGGCTGGGAGCTCGACAAGCCAGATCCTGATGAGGCAAAAACAATTGAAGAGATGCGGGAGGGCTGTATGCG GCTGATCAAGGTCACGGTAGAGACGGTTCGCACAAAGCTGGATGCGATATACCTAGACACGCTCGCAGATGCCGAGCGCTCGGGAAAGACGAAGCCGGCAAGTCCGAACGAGGTGACGGTTCTTCAGGAGGAGGTTGAATCACTCTACTCGGAAATTCTCTCGGTCGCTCAAATGTCTGTTGAGCAACAGCATCTCGAGCCTGCGTTGGTATCCATCACTGCGCAAAGCGGTCAGAGCCTCAGCcgcactgccgctgccgttgcctAC ATGGACGAGTGCTTGGATCACTTGTTAGACAGAGTCGACCGTCTTCACTCTCGTGTCACTGCTCGCAAATCAGACCAAGCGGCTACGGCGGCTGTTACTTCGACTATCCGTGCCGAATCCGCGACTCAGGAATTCGAAAGCCCGTCGCAACAAGTGACGCGTGCGCCAGCGTCTCCAAAGCGCCAGCCATCGCCGATCCGCATCCGCGCAGACGCTGCCGGGCCtcatgggcagcggcgatcGTCGGCAGTCCTGGACGAAGCTCCACTTGAGACACTCTGCACTAAACTTGCCATTTCATTAGATATTAATGATGGAACAAACGAACGCATCGCATCACTGGCCAAGTTGTTCGCCGATCGCTCACAGAAGGGTTCGGAAGTTGCACGCGGAGCGCAGGAAAGCTTCGAAGCTACCGCGAAGTCTCAGCTCCACGATGCGCGCTTGGCGGTGCAGCTGCTCAGAGACAGCATTCTTGCCGAAAGCCCATTTGGACAGGTTACGCTTGTGGACCCAGGGATTGACGAGTCCATCGCCATCTTGCAACAGGAGGTCTCCAAGGCTCAGGAACGGTTGAGCGATGTTGAGGGTCAGATTCTACAGTCTCGAGGAAGCACGAAGCGAGAAGAATTGATCCAGCGATGGGGCCGATAA
- a CDS encoding uncharacterized protein (COG:S~EggNog:ENOG503NU0W), whose product MKSDQAEHEYAAWTSGTSLPSAFRSIDGVNVRDRDQCLRTLFPGLRYSKGAIDYFLARIVFPREMKEFPHKLSASGWDIGRAKTHPTTAFSGTKDSQPLLPLEMTQYEVPSLVHTNALVLNSLLSEDNKVLLLSELGHTGVCTSGQLLEVVTNMKPEPRVILDVGAQILELTNEQVAKAWLELLEDRDNIQAAVFCNDNDDLTVVDRQGRIEPLKTSPFGKQMDVCVVFLDEAHCRGINLLLPKWFRAVVTLGAKVTKDRLTQACMRMRKLGNGQTLVFCVPHEIERRIWTQDPDIQHQKIDIKAILAWMISETWQEMKQSMPVWASQGRRFERQRILWDLAKSPQGLQMDQDLAQKFLENEAQTLESRYRPFYVPPPSISELPITNGSLERIVQRCHEFGDVTMQTASLEEQQERELMPELEQERQVEKRTNLEPAGHRIHPSVRKFIETGSLPPNDSGFIWAFESLATTTAANHFNVRDFPRGIRVTQDFACTLQGDAPRESGTDEYQRDVRFVLTSYNAAKRDIVMVIISPYEAERLMTQIRASKHVTLHLYAPKQNESHDPIDLNAAGLYRVSSAPTYPIPRRLLIELNLFAGQVYFQSFQEYVDVCDFLNLSWGDSADAEGAGIDGFIEPRKRVRPHSGRANFPRSPVQFLRILMSKIRRDGGSINRTHVGKMLNGVLLTEEDFAPRPKRKADAMEDVLDESAMFIDEDDDATVDPDA is encoded by the exons ATGAAGTCGGACCAAGCAGAGCATGAATATGCGGCTTGGACTTCTGGCACATCGCTGCCCTCTGCGTTTCGAAGCATCGACGGGGTCAATGTAAGGGATCGCGACCAGTGTCTTCGGACGCTTTTCCCGGGGTTGAGATACTCCAAGGGAGCCATCGATTACTTTCTGGCCCGGATCGTCTTTCCACGAGAAATGAAAGAGTTCCCACACAAGCTGTCAGCTTCGGGCTGGGACATTGGACGCGCGAAAACGCACCCAACCACAGCATTTTCGGGGACAAAGGACAGCCAGCCCCTTTTGCCACTGGAAATGACGCAATACGAAGTCCCCAGCCTGGTGCATACAAATGCCCTCGTTCTGAACAGCCTCCTCTCGGAAGACAATAAGGTGTTGCTCCTCTCCGAGCTTGGACACACCGGAGTCTGTACCAGTGGCCAGCTGCTAGAGGTTGTCACCAATATGAAACCGGAGCCGAGAGTCATCCTGGACGTAGGAGCTCAGATCCTTGAACTCACAAATGAGCAGGTCGCCAAAGCGTGGCTGGAACTTCTCGAGGACCGCGACAATATTCAAGCGGCAGTGTTCTGCAACGACAATGATGACCTGACAGTCGTCGACAGGCAAGGTCGAATTGAGCCTCTGAAAACATCTCCGTTCGGGAAACAGATGGATGtctgcgtcgtcttcctcgacgaaGCCCACTGCCGGGGTATAAATTTGTTACTACCGAAATGGTTCCGAGCTGTGGTCACGCTGGGTGCGAAGGTGACGAAAGACCGATTGACCCAAG CGTGCATGAGAATGCGCAAACTGGGCAATGGGCAAACACTAGTGTTCTGCGTTCCCCACGAGATAGAGCGAAGAATCTGGACGCAAGATCCTGACATACAGCATCAGAAGATcgacatcaaggccatcCTTGCTTGGATGATCTCTGAAACATGGCAGGAGATGAAGCAGTCAATGCCAGTATGGGCTTCCCAAGGACGCCGGTTCGAACGTCAGCGGATATTGTGGGACCTGGCCAAAAGCCCCCAGGGACTCCAGATGGACCAAGATCTAGCACAGAAGTTCCTTGAGAATGAGGCACAAACGCTAGAGTCGCGATACCGGCCTTTCTACGTGCCACCACCAAGCATCTCCGAGCTCCCGATTACCAACGGCAGTTTGGAGCGAATCGTGCAGCGCTGCCATGAATTCGGCGATGTCACGATGCAGACCGCTTCTTTGGAGGAGCAACAAGAAAGAGAATTGATGCCCGAGCTTGAGCAAGAACGCCAGGTAGAGAAGCGGACGAATTTAGAGCCCGCGGGACACAGAATACACCCGAGTGTGAGGAAGTTCATCGAGACTGGCAGTCTTCCGCCCAATGACAGCGGCTTCATTTGGGCATTTGAGAGCCTTGCAACCACAACGGCAGCGAACCACTTCAACGTCCGCGACTTCCCTCGAGGCATCAGAGTCACCCAGGACTTTGCTTGCACCCTTCAAGGCGATGCGCCTCGCGAGTCGGGTACAGATGAATACCAGCGGGATGTGAGGTTTGTGCTCACGAGTTACAACGCCGCAAAGCGTGACATTGTCATGGTCATCATCAGCCCGTACGAAGCGGAAAGGTTGATGACGCAAATCCGCGCCTCCAAGCACGTCACTCTCCATCTATATGCTCCAAAGCAAAACGAAAGTCACGACCCCATCGACCTCAACGCGGCAGGCCTCTACCGGGTTTCTTCGGCACCGACATACCCAATCCCGAGGCGCCTCCTGATTGAGCTCAATTTATTTGCCGGTCAGGTCTATTTCCAGTCGTTCCAGGAGTATGTCGACGTCTGTGACTTTTTAAACTTGAGCTGGGGAGACAGCGCAGATGCAGAGGGAGCCGGCATTGATGGCTTCATCGAGCCGCGAAAGCGAGTTCGGCCACATTCAGGGCGGGCCAACTTCCCTCGCAGCCCCGTACAATTCCTGCGAATCTTAATGTCCAAGATCCGGCGGGATGGAGGCAGTATCAATCGAACTCACGTGGGAAAGATGCTCAATGGGGTTCTGCTGACCGAGGAAGACTTTGCGCCTCGTCCGAAGCGCAAAGCTGATGCCATGGAGGACGTCTTGGACGAGAGCGCAATGTTCAtcgatgaggatgatgatgccacGGTGGATCCAGACGCTTAA